Proteins co-encoded in one Montipora capricornis isolate CH-2021 chromosome 12, ASM3666992v2, whole genome shotgun sequence genomic window:
- the LOC138025473 gene encoding cation channel sperm-associated auxiliary subunit epsilon-like, whose protein sequence is MNSETLEEFRLWIVDPKHVSESEHNRTASVPSQFSKGLTGVFYQLGQKPTLKARGSYRFIHGDDWKIHNQSFDMSQGYWQFVVSHVFHYDRSIWIDGQSIALLDRFIRKNTVHLLKTKFTLPMNINVPQVFLGGSNLSQAAIFQDACAPHIAVLISSKCLLTQDYFASVEEMKVPAMLLGKSEAVVKSVVFSAENIILLLESGKILLFNGTTQTWGNSSGIPQEGFIGLSSQKNCFEGVEKEVMMGVVFAWANEGQVNIVYISRNSGLSFHNISLPYVGLSYVSIKHVEIHSLFPVATFLLHGTNYDNQQKGLFLQYNLVEDEWKEHEVSCCMEPTESFFFNPPSTQFVLIWSQKSFAFGRLNEKGSNFKVKKHDNQTDFILDVNETIVSVTAGSNGDFVVLLSSNRMFYGRAFLEYVVEVSTGQDPFSEWITMFDMLAGSLLLVSVEGLAARHRKLPLKNEVLNAVYPRTSCPYLRFTTNITPELHVMDKGDEKTIWAELIHQRSTPNHIRLEISQSDVLRISTEDRTEHYQGIITQNKTFTFSNELRNGTSILKSPYKSTSVSVQLLPSVGELICENDIQILHINIGCPLAKSIVIRNCSAPLGEGPISLLSQAEIKDGPSPCHLSAALDERFKLIVDLYEGGKFVQEVLEDYIVWEETGRTEFGYSATTSEVGCLHEAQTWQKMTGNHSEDQGKAWSQSNYRSCFTPGVNEKNFDGSQSYEILNSTGLSQLVFKGSGWFHFHLRIVGTHLSFCELNTRFSVVVTGSEGKDFLPLVVSILVVTMGCTVLLYISYAHYTKQTLNRHQADEEEQQRLQELKSLFSSFQQGGDNAAMAHRRSTVNTVRRFTGTAMLMKNNLPEECLHSPSVSQRLETSNVSLKSRKSAHTTDT, encoded by the exons ATGAACAGTGAAACTTTAGAGGAGTTCAGATTGTGGATTGTGGACCCAAAGCATGTATCAGAGTCTGAACACAACAGGACTGCATCAGTTCCTTCTCAG TTTTCTAAGGGATTGACTGGAGTATTTTACCAACTTGGGCAAAAGCCAACGCTAAAAGCAAGAGGAAGTTACAGATTCATCCATGGGGATGACTGGAAGATCCACAATCAGTCGTTTGATATGTCTCAGGG TTACTGGCAGTTTGTAGTGAGCCATGTGTTTCATTATGACAGATCCATTTGGATAGATGGACAGTCCATTGCTCTCCTTGATCGCTTTATCAG AAAAAACACTGTACATTTACTGAAAACCAAGTTCACTCTCCCAATGAACATCAATGTTCCACAG GTGTTCCTTGGTGGAAGTAATTTGTCACAAGCTGCCATATTTCAG GATGCTTGTGCACCTCATATTGCTGTCCTCATAAG ttCAAAATGTTTGCTTACTCAAGACTACTTTGCAAGTGTTGAAGAAATGAAAGTGCCTGCTATGTTACTTGGA AAATCTGAGGCAGTTGTCAAGTCAGTTGTGTTTTCTGCTGAGAACATTATTTTGCTTTTGGAATCAGGCAAGATTCTTCTGTTTAATGGAACAACACAAACTTGGGGTAACTCATCTG GTATACCACAGGAGGGCTTCATTGGCTTGTCATCACAAAAGAACTGCTTTGAAGGTGTAGAGAAAGAG GTTATGATGGGTGTAGTTTTTGCATGGGCAAATGAG GGCCAAGTTAATATTGTTTACATTTCAAGGAACAGTGGCTTATCATTCCATAACATTTCTCTCCCTTATGTGGGTCTCTCTTATGTCTCA ATAAAGCATGTTGAAATCCACAGCTTGTTTCCAGTTGCAACTTTCTTATTACATGGGACAAACTACGACAACCAGCAAAAG GGGTTGTTTTTACAGTACAATCTGGTGGAAGATGAATGGAAAGAACATGAAGTGTCTTGCTGTATGGAGCCTACTGAGTCCTTTTTCTTCAATCCTCCAAGTACACAGTTTGTACTGATTTGGAGTCAAAAGTCCTTTGCATTTGGAAGACTGAATGAAAAGG GAAGCAATTTCAAGGTGAAGAAACATGATAATCAAACTGACTTTATACTTGATGTCAATGAAACTATAGTGTCTGTAACAGCAG GCAGCAATGGTGATTTTGTGGTTCTCTTGTCGAGCAACAGAATGTTTTATGGGAGGGCATTCCTGGAATATGTTGTAGAG GTCTCTACTGGACAAGACCCCTTCTCTGAATGGATAACAATGTTTGACATGCTTGCTGGCTCTTTGCTGCTGGTCTCTGTGGAAGG TTTGGCAGCTCGTCACAGAAAGCTACCATTGAAAAATGAGGTGTTGAATGCGGTATATCCACGTACATCATGCCCA TACTTGAGGTTTACAACCAATATAACTCCAGAATTGCATGTCATGGACAAAGGTGATGAGAAGACGATTTGGGCTGAGCTCATACATCAAAGATCCACACCCAATCACATTAGA cTGGAAATCTCCCAGTCTGATGTTCTAAGAATCAGCACAGAAGACAGAACTGAACACTACCAAGGCATAATCACACAAAACAAG ACATTTACTTTTTCAAATGAATTAAGGAATGGAACTTCGATTTTGAAAAG TCCGTACAAGTCCACTTCAGTTTCTGTACAGCTGTTACCAAGTGTTGGAGAACTGATATGTGAAAATGACATTCAG attttgcaCATAAATATTGGTTGTCCACTTGCCAAGAGTATTGTGATAAGGAACTGTTCGGCACCACTTGGTGAGGGACCTATATCGCTGCTGTCACAG GCAGAAATTAAAGATGGCCCAAGTCCATGTCATTTAAGTGCAGCCTTGGATGAAAGGTTTAAGCTCATTGTGGATCT CTACGAGGGAGGAAAATTTGTGCAAGAGGTTCTTGAAGATTACATTGTGTGGGAAGAAACAGGAAGAACCGAGTTTGGGTACAGTGCCACCACTAGTGAG GTTGGATGCTTACATGAAGCTCAGACATGGCAAAAAATGACGGGCAATCATTCTGAAGACCAGGGAAAAGCTTGGAGTCAAAGT AATTATCGCAGCTGTTTCACTCCtggtgtaaatgaaaaaaattttgatGGAAGCCAATCATATGAGATTCTTAACTCTACTGGGCTCTCTCAGCTGGTTTTCAAAGGTTCAGGCTGGTTTCACTTCCACCTAAGGATTGTTGGGACCCACTTGAG TTTTTGCGAGCTGAACACTCGCTTTTCAGTGGTGGTCACTGGGAGTGAAGGCAAGGATTTCTTACCTCTTGTTGTGTCAATTCTTGTGGTCACAATGGGTTGCACTGTTCTGTTGTACATCAGCTATGCACATTACACTAAACAGACACTAAACCGTCACCAGGCAGATGAGGAGGAACAGCAAAGGCTACAGGAACTAAA GAGCTTGTTTTCCTCATTCCAACAAGGAGGTGACAATGCTGCAATGGCACATCGGCGCTCTACTGTTAACACTGTGCGACGTTTCACGGGAACAGCTATGCTCATGAAAAATAACCTGCCAGAGGAATGCCTGCATTCTCCATCTGTCAGCCAACGCTTAGAAACCAGCAATGTGTCTTTGAAATCCAGGAAGAGTGCTCACACAACTGATACATAA